From a region of the Rouxiella sp. S1S-2 genome:
- a CDS encoding RNA polymerase sigma factor produces MKDSALENNLTDGQLHSELMQAIAAGDRQAFEHLYRLTSPRLFAVALRMLRRHAWAEEVLHDSYITAWNRASSYNPTLSSPLTWLTHIVRNRSIDWMRGSDNQWQELEDGAEDSLNEEVDQPLNRLQHDSDAKKLAECLGHLPAEQRQSLVLAYYQGLSHGEVSDHMQQPLGTIKSWIRRALEHLKTCVGL; encoded by the coding sequence ATGAAAGACAGCGCGTTAGAAAATAATCTAACCGACGGCCAACTGCATAGTGAACTGATGCAGGCCATTGCCGCCGGTGACCGTCAGGCCTTTGAACACCTGTACCGCTTAACCTCACCTCGCCTCTTTGCCGTCGCGTTGCGCATGCTGCGCCGTCACGCCTGGGCCGAAGAAGTGCTGCACGACAGCTACATTACTGCCTGGAATCGCGCTTCATCCTATAATCCAACGCTGAGTTCTCCCTTGACGTGGCTGACGCATATCGTTCGCAACCGCTCTATTGACTGGATGCGCGGCAGTGATAATCAGTGGCAGGAGTTGGAAGATGGTGCTGAGGACAGTTTGAACGAAGAGGTCGATCAACCGCTTAACCGTCTGCAGCATGACAGTGACGCAAAGAAACTGGCGGAATGTCTGGGGCATTTGCCCGCAGAACAAAGACAAAGCCTGGTGTTAGCTTACTACCAGGGACTCTCGCACGGCGAAGTTTCCGACCATATGCAACAACCTCTCGGCACGATAAAAAGTTGGATCCGTCGCGCCCTGGAACACTTAAAGACTTGCGTGGGCCTATGA
- a CDS encoding anti-sigma factor domain-containing protein: MKNRREYQAALSAEYALGTLRGPARLQFEKQMQRDPELAAEVARWQEAFAQLDNSLTPVAPPESVWKRIQLQLPPKPVQMDSLQSASSGSRVRYINRATLGWAVAACLAAVLLVPRLWENSAIKSPAMTPVAVLANSDAASNAGQWVVTANNSTLQLTITPLQAAAVSTDRSLELWVIPAGGKPKSLGLLNNSASTQLAMNDNVAAGGALLAISLEPKGGSPTGQPTGAVLYSGKIVL; encoded by the coding sequence ATGAAAAACAGACGGGAGTATCAGGCCGCTCTGTCGGCGGAATATGCGCTTGGCACTCTGAGAGGGCCGGCGAGACTGCAGTTTGAGAAACAGATGCAGCGGGACCCCGAGTTGGCGGCGGAAGTCGCTCGCTGGCAGGAGGCCTTTGCGCAATTGGACAACTCACTTACCCCGGTAGCCCCCCCTGAATCGGTGTGGAAACGCATTCAGCTTCAGCTGCCGCCCAAGCCAGTGCAAATGGACTCTCTACAGTCTGCCTCGTCAGGTTCACGAGTTCGCTACATTAATCGAGCGACGCTGGGCTGGGCTGTTGCCGCTTGCCTGGCTGCGGTATTGCTGGTGCCGAGACTCTGGGAAAACAGCGCTATAAAATCGCCTGCCATGACCCCGGTTGCAGTACTGGCTAACAGTGATGCCGCGTCAAACGCCGGGCAATGGGTCGTAACAGCGAATAATTCTACCCTGCAGTTGACGATAACCCCGCTGCAGGCGGCGGCTGTTTCAACCGACCGCAGTCTCGAGCTGTGGGTTATTCCAGCGGGTGGCAAGCCTAAATCCCTGGGATTGCTTAATAACAGCGCATCAACCCAGCTGGCTATGAATGACAATGTGGCCGCAGGCGGGGCGTTACTGGCGATTAGTCTGGAACCTAAAGGGGGTTCTCCGACCGGACAACCTACCGGTGCGGTTCTGTACAGCGGCAAGATCGTGCTGTAA
- a CDS encoding fasciclin domain-containing protein: MKTFIRTALCVSVLFSTASMAAMMSDNTTMVGGAAMYPSKNIVENAVNSKDHTTLVAAVKAAGLVDTLESKGPFTVFAPTDAAFAKLPAGTVEKLVKPENKATLTSILTYHVVAGKYEMKDLEKLLKKGGGHAELKTVNGQALWLISNGPHNIQLKDAKGDVANISTYDVIQKNGVIDVIDTVLMPK; this comes from the coding sequence ATGAAAACATTTATCCGTACCGCTCTGTGCGTTTCAGTTTTGTTCAGCACCGCGTCAATGGCTGCAATGATGTCAGATAACACCACGATGGTCGGCGGCGCTGCGATGTACCCGTCAAAAAATATTGTTGAGAATGCCGTTAATTCAAAAGATCACACTACACTGGTTGCTGCTGTTAAGGCCGCGGGTCTGGTCGATACGCTGGAAAGCAAAGGTCCTTTCACCGTGTTTGCACCGACTGATGCCGCTTTCGCCAAACTGCCAGCGGGCACCGTTGAAAAACTGGTTAAGCCTGAAAATAAAGCTACGCTGACCAGCATTCTGACTTACCACGTAGTAGCCGGTAAGTATGAAATGAAAGACCTCGAAAAACTGCTGAAAAAAGGCGGTGGCCACGCAGAGCTGAAAACCGTTAACGGTCAGGCGCTGTGGTTGATTAGCAACGGTCCGCACAACATTCAGTTGAAAGATGCCAAAGGCGACGTTGCCAACATCAGTACTTATGATGTGATTCAGAAAAATGGCGTAATCGACGTTATCGACACCGTTCTTATGCCTAAATAA